acatATCATAAGAACGATCAGATATTTAATGGGAAAATGATAGAAAAATAGTTATAATTATAGCTTCATTATTTTTGATCATATTCTCTTATACTTCAGTATatagttttttgttatttcagaattacaaaaaaaaatatataaaaatcggactactatatcatatagctttCTTAGGAAGGATCCCAAAATAAAAGTCAGTACAATACAAAAATCCTTTTTTTCGTTTCCGGAAAACCTAtaagtaaattgaaatgtaacattatcttaatatttatgtgattattttataattttgtaaaaatgggaaaaatcTCTATATGAAaacgacctgcaagggtataaaaactttggcttgccgaagctagttatttttctttttgcttCCTAGGCTGCTTATGTGCACAAATAAATGTTACCtcaatttattatattaaatctAGTCTCCTGAGAACTTTGCTGAATCTTAACCTAGGACTAAGCTGTCAAGTATTAAAAAGtaatcacaaaaaaaaacatggcTTTGGTGAACATATTAATAGTTTTGGCTTGTTGttgggtaaaataaaaaattacctAAAATCACTTGAAACAGATCTTATTACTTATCTTTCAGTTGGTCGCGGTTGAAGCAGGCCTTGAGGAGGACTATCTAAAGGAGCACAATCGGTTGAGAAAGTTACACGGGACTCCGCCTCTCGTTTTGGACGCTGATCTTTCAAAAGGATGCGAAGAATACGCAAAAGTATGTCCTGCCCTTTTTAATTCAGATTTCGAACTGCCGATACCCTATTAATCGCATGTGTAGGAGTTAGCTAAAACTCAAAATATGGTCCATTCAAGTGGTGGAGGCGCGAAGTATGGTGAAAACTTGTGCATGCGGTCACACAAAGCGTTGATCTGTGTTCAGGATTGGTACGATGAAATCAAACTCTACGACTTTGACAATCCAGGGTTCTCCATGGAAACTGGCCATTTTACTGCTTTAGTTTGGAAGGGTGCGAAAAAACTAGGTATCGGCCAGGCTACAGATAAGAAAGGGTACTTTTGGGTAGTCGGAAGATATTATCCACCAACGAATGTTAATGGGCTGTTCAAAGAACATGTTCCGAAGCCGATCAAGTAGTTACTTCTCGCATCCTAAAACCTTCGTTTCCTAATATTATTTCTTTGCAGGGATGCTGGTCATGGTTCTGGTTCTGGTAAAGACGATGACGAGGACAGCTCTAGCATGGTACGAGCTAACACCATTCTCCTCTTGATTGCCTTGTGCCTCCACTTCACGAATTAAGGCAAATTTTGTGCATTCCTCGTGCCTAGCCCAGTTGTAAATTTCTAGTTCACCaattcaaaaaacaatttttttatttagcttTAAATTACTATCTGTacgaaataataaattataactttTGAAAAAAGGAATAAACTTAAGCGCTTACCAGGGACCGAAAATAacagttatttatttataagtctTTATGAAAAAAGGATAATGGAAACGTAACAAAAAATGTCCAAGTATACAGATACATTGGGCTACTAATAAGTTTATCaataaacttttattttgcgacttttaaaaataaaagtcttttataactaatataaataatttttatttttaaagtcccAAATAACTGTTATCTTTTATTCTTACTATAAAACTCGAAATAACACCTAAGTTTGACTTCTACTTCTTTCATAACTGTTATCAACgacttttaaaaacaaaagtcTTAACGAAAAGTccgaaacgcttccttctgcctgttacatactttccgacgaatctagtttgTTTGAGATACATATATTCAAAAGACTTTTATTCTCCACAAAACCTATAGGATTTTGTATACTTTTATATATAAGAGTCTTTGAGTGATTTTTACTTCAAGTTTGGATAAATACAAGAATCTGAAAGTCATTTATAACTGTTGTGAAAGACTTAAAATAACAATCATAATAACGGTTAGTAAAGActatacaatttttgaaatctTGGCGAGATCTTTTGagacagcgcaagtttatttcagcaggttgccaagcccactctgGCCCATACGCCTACGCTAAAACCTGTCTATCGCCTacatttttgaagattttgtaaaagtgtaaatattttgatttgaTTATCAATATCTATGTTCAATGAACATTGTTCATgccgaaaatatttcaaatcgGAGCATCCTTTTAAAAGTCATAGCCatataaagaaaactcttgGTGTACGTAACGTCACCCTTAAGTTATACTACGATCGGTACTTTATTTGTATTCCGACTAAATTTGTTCTAAGGacaaacaatattttatagaATCTGCTTGTTTAATCCTGTAAGTTAAAAATAATCTTTATTTAGTCTCAAAATTCCGGCCATGTGCCAATATTAATTCTTCAAAAAACCGGGGAAATAGGATatcattaaatttaacaagaaCTCCAACTTGGTAAACAATTAAAggttaaaaaagtaaaatgaaAGATTGTGAAAATAAAACCGGAGAATATCAATGCATCGTTTATAATCGACAAGAAAACCTCTGATCCTTCCATTCACCGTAAAGTCGCTCGATGGTCTGAAGGGTTACACGTGGGAGAGCGTCGCGCATGTCGCAATAATCGTCGAAGAGGCTCCTGATCCCGGACAGAGAGTTTCTGGACAGCCGTCTCCACTGCCGCAGTGTCTGCTCCTCGGAATCCCGGCACAATTTAGCCAGTTGGCAGCTTTGCTCGTGCCGCATTTGATCCACCAACTGTTCCGCATTACGTCGAAGGATCTTCGCACCTTGTCGAGCGAAGACGCGATTGCAAATCTTTTTCAGATGCACCTCTAGCTCGGTATCCAAATTGCAAATTTTCTCTACGAAGTGGGGCATAATAGGTTCGTTATATAAAAGCAAAACTTCCATTAAAGTTTTGAAGATTGGCCTGGGAAGCTTCATCTTGCTCTGGATCTCCTGTAGATAGATCTGCGCGAGGACTTCATCTCCCTGAGAATCAGTCTCATCTTCGGAACTTGCGTAATCTTCATCTCTTTGGCAAATACTGATTAGACGTCTTGCTACTAACAGAATTGATTCCTTAACATAATGGTTCGTGGCATTGACTTTGGCCTCTGCCAATTTCTTCTCTAAAAGGCCATTTTCGGCATCCAATATGTCCGGATGGTAATCGGATGTCCGAGCTTGCGTTAGAAGCTGTCTAAATACCCTTATTTGCTGGACGCGGTTTTCCTTTAGTCCAAATTGATCTCTGCCAGTCTCGGGTTGCTTGATCTGGGGATATCGCTTCTTGCCAGTCCGAGTGCAGTAACTCAAGCCCACGTCACCTGCTATTCCTCCACCTCTTTGTCGCTCCTCAAATTCTTCCTCGTCAGCGGAATATGATCTTGGTCCAAGCATTTTCCGCCACTCGGCCACACGGTTTCGAACGTAGGAGCCATAAGCTTCTTGCTGCTCGGGGTTTCCATATGGGGTCGGAGGAACATTCTGCTGCTCCACCGCATAGGTTTTTTTTCGTGGACAGTACCTTCCCACCAGAGAGTAACGAGGTTCCGGAATCGTGTTGTTTTCTGCGCTGGAGGAACTGCCGGGATGACGTCCCTGGCTTGGAAGATCTTCTGCGTCGGATTTTTCTTCACTGCCCATGAACCGAGCCCAACGTTCGCTGCGAGACTTCAAGGATCCTGGCTCAAAGTACTCATGACTGGAACTGGGTCTTGGTTTTTGGGTTCTGCGTTTCTGATGGGACCAAACTTCGTCGCCTACATACTTTGGCTTTGGTTCAGCCCTCACGCTGTGTCCTTTATTTCTCTGGACCTTCATTGAAAACGTTGTCTGAGGAGGTCTGGTCAAAACATTCTGTTCAGACAGTTTCCCTGCTTCCAAGCGCAGCTCCTCGGGCACCTGGACCTCATCGTTTAACCTGCTATTCTTCTCTTCCAGCTTATTTAATCGGTTAAGGACATCCTTGCTGTGTGAACCCGGTTTCTTAATGTCTCCCGGAGGATTCTCGAAAAACATATTCTGGGTCTGGCTTGTTGATTTTTCCTTACTAACAATGTTTTTTGGGTCTATATCTTTGTCTGATATTACTTGAGATCGAGATTTTGTGACCCTCAAATCTTCCGACATGTTTTGTCGCATCTCTTCATCTTGGTTAAGATCAAGTCGTCTTTCCAGGTGACTCTTTAGTTTTCTAGCTACCTCTCTCGTTTCACTTTCTAGCTGTATTCCCTTTTCCCTACTCAGCCTTAGCTGCTCTATTCTTTGATCCCAGTCCTTTTCCTCTCTACTGAGCTTATCTCTAAGGTGCTTTTCTTCCTCTATTTCCATGAGCAACTTGTCCTCTTTGATTTTGCGCAAGCGCTCTTCCTTTAGCTTGGACCTTTCCTGCTCTTGCTGATCCTTTATGAGTATCTCTCTTTTCAATCGATCACGTTCGTCTCTGACCTTTCTCTCAGCATCcgctctttttttttgctcagAAGCTTTATCTTCCATAGCAATGCGCCCTTGGATTTTTCTCTCACATTCTTCAAGTAACCTTTTCTGCTGCTCTTCCCGTTCTTTTGCTTCCCTCTTTTCTTCTTCCTCCTGCATTTCAAGCCATTTTCTAAGAATCTGTTCCCTCTTGAGATCTTCTTCTCTGGCTTTTCTATCCAACTCCTCCCTTTCGATTTTTTTCCGCTTAagcttttccaaaagtcgacTTTCCCTAAGAAGCTCTTCTTCTTTAGCCATCCTTTCGCACTCGGCTTGCTCTCGTTTTTCGAGTTCCCGTTTTTCTCGAGCTATTCTCTCCCGTTCCTCGGCACGCTTTATTTCCCGTTCCTGTACCTCAACGAGGGTAGCTTTAAGCTCCTCAATTGTTCTTTCTTCCCGCTCACGTTCCTCACATGTCTTTCTTTCAAAGTCTTCTCTTTCTTTTCGCTCGTTTTCTAGTTTTTCCAAAACTTTTCTTTCAAACTCTTCTCTTTCTCGCAGTTCCCTAAGACTTTTAAGATCCTGCTCTCGCTTTCTTTCCAAGTCTTCCTTTTCTTTTCGATCTTTTTCAAGCCTTTTTTCCAGTTCTTTTCTTTCAAACTCTTCTCTTTCCTGGCGTTCCTTTAGACTTGTGAGCTCCTGTTGCCTCTTTTGTTCAAAGTCTTCCCGTTTTTTTCGTTCAGTTTCCAGTCTTTCCATAACTTTTCGTTCAAACTCTTCCCTTTCCCGTCGTTCTTTAAGAGCTCGAAGCTCCAGTTCCCGCTTTCTTTCTTCTCTTTCCTTTTGATCGGTTTCTAATTTCAGTTCTTTTGGTCCAAACTCGTCCCCCTTCTGGCGTTTCATGTCGattttgatttccttttcttcGAAGTCTTCCTTTTGATCGGAATCTGCCCTCGCTATGCTTTCTTTAAGGCATTTTTTATCCTGTTGCCTTTTTCTTTCAAAGTTTTTCCTTTCCATTCgatcaattttctttttttctaaatCCTTTCGTTTAAAGTCTTCTCTTTCCTGGTGTTCTTCGAGTCTTTTGTGGTCCAGTTCCTTAGTTCTTTCGATCTCTTCCCTTCCATCTCTGTGTACTTTCTTAGCCAAATCTTTTTGTACAAACTCTCTGCTTTCTTGGCCTTCTTTCTCTTTTGTCTCCACATTCTCGGATTCTTCGGGATTTTTGATATCCATGCCTTGCTCCATCAACTCCCGCTTCCTGAGCTGTCGCTCCCGCTCGGCCCATGCCCTCTTTCGATGGTATTCCTTTAGCTGCTCATAGGCCAACACCTTGAGTTTTATGTTTTCCGCCCGAAGATGCAGCTGCTCGTCACGTCTGGAACTTTTGGTAGCTTCTGAGTCGGCTGGCAACGTCATTGCCGATTCGGACCTGTGCCCGATTTCGGTTATGGGTTCCTCAATGGGTTCCTGTTGGAGGTCCTGGCCGGCTTTCTGCGCCATCTCTTCATCCTCTGACGAAGGCGTGCTAGGACGCCGCTGAGCCCACGAGCGCTGATCCTGGAGGCGTTGCTCCTCACGCTTTTTGAGCAGCAGGTAGCGCTCGTAGTCGCGTCGCTCCTTGACCTTCAGCTGCTGCTCCCGCAACCGCCGGTCGCGCTGCTGACGCGCCTTCTCCAGGCGCTGGCGGTCCAGCTTCTGCTGCTCGGCCAGCAGAGTCCTTTGCCGCTCCCGCTCCTGCTCCCTGAGCTGCCGCTCCACGCGATCCCGTTCCCGCCGCCTCAGGATCTCTCGCTGTTTGCGCTCGCGCTCGCAGAGATCCCGTTCAGCCCGCGGCGAGAGCACTTGAACATCAACCTGAATGCCAACGGTCTTGGCCAGTTTCCTTGGTTTGGCCAGTGTGGGCGGCGGTCTTGGCCCGGGACATTCCTCGAGGTTCCACACCTCCTGCTCCTCGCGCCAGTACTGATTTTCCAGATGGTCCAGGTGCTGCACCCTCCTTCGCCATTCAAACGGACCCGTTATGATCCTTCTTCTGGCCAGGCTGCTGCTCGAGGGTTTTGGGGCCACCACCTGCGGCGGGCTGCAGCGACGCAACCGCTGACGTCCCTCCTCGTCCAGGAGCAGGCGCAGCTCCAGTTTGCAGTTAGCCAGGTTGGTGAAAGGCAGCGACAGGTGCCCCGATTCCCTTAGCTGACGCAGCATCTGCTCCAGGAGGTAGTCCCTGGCCCTGCCCTCCTCTTTGGTGGCGCGACTGAAGACGTACATCCACTTGGCGCACAGGTCGAGATCCTTGGCGCTCGCCCGCCGGACGGCCAGGCCGCGAATAATCTTCACCTTCTGGCGGTAACTGCGCTCCAGGCGGTCCTCCAAGGAGCGTCTCTTGGAACGGGTCACGCCGTTGGTTCCTTTGACGCTGGCCATTGGAATTCAAAcccttgaaaaaaaaaactttatatatattatattttttaattttcctgACCAATTCGTTTGAAGAAAACAATAACTTTGACGATTCAGAAAACAGATTTACGTAGCTGTGCCATTTGAATGCTTTTGGGCTTGctttgattttaaatatacGACGCTTATATAGAAAAGTTGAAATGTGCCTTGAATGACCAAAATTGGCTCATCAGAACTCgagttaaaaaattaaatatgccTTAAAATAAGCTACAAAATATTTGtacactttaaaaaagttGACACAATGCCCAAAATGTTAAGTGTctttttcttaatcaggaagCTTATTTTTACCGCAAATCCAAAGTAGCCTTCAATTAGCATTGTgacgattttattttgtaacCTGGATGTGCTACgatgatttttaaattatcTTCTTACTATAGAAAGATTCGCTAGCCTTTTCTGTTCTGATTATTATTGCTTCGTTATCGTCCAATAAATAAtgtaattttctttctttcGCTGTATTATAAGAATAAGCTGTGTAAACAATATTGATTTAGCTCAACGTAAGAGCATTAAGATTGCAATTATTTGTTCCGAGAAAAAAACTTTCCGGTTTTCTGTCTTGGAAAACCCGATTAAACTTTCATTAAGACTTCGTTGATAAGAAAATTCTTTTAAAGATTTTCTTATTTAAGCAGGGATGCCCAACGTAAATATTATAGTTGGATTTGAAATACTGCAGAATGCGttgcattttcattttaaCTATAGCCTTGGTGGTAAAGCAGTAATCTTTAGCTATAAAGTTTATAACTTTGAAACTTTGTTTATTTCAGGGCTATATCAGTGGCGCTCCAACTGATTTGGACAAACAAATTTCGAATGAAAGTACGacacaaataaaaacagaTGAAGACAAATCAAAATATTCAGATGGCTCCGAAGAGAGTTCTAATACAATCGACTGGAACAACGAATTTTGGATTAAGACCACCCCACTTCCTCCTATCGTCACACTGCCCGAGCCGGATAAGAAGATATTGTGCGAGTTTTTGGACTCCTTTCAGATCATTAGaatgaaactttttttagtCATTATGGCTGCCAACATGGAATTCATGTCCAACGCGGAGAAACATTTCCCAAATGAGTTTCGAGAGCAAATGGCGAAACCCCGAAACACAACTTATGGCCAAGAGTACTTTGGAATCGACCCATACCCAGCaaacataatttttcaaaacaaGACTGCTTACGAGGAATATGCCAAAGTTGATGTCGTTAAAGCAAACACCCTTAAAATGCTCAACACAATTTTCCACGGATTACAAATTATCCATAAGCAATAACTTGATGACGCCCAAAAAGTGAACAGCAGTCTAAGTAAGGAAACCGTGAAATCCGAATGGGAATT
This region of Drosophila subpulchrella strain 33 F10 #4 breed RU33 unplaced genomic scaffold, RU_Dsub_v1.1 Primary Assembly Seq354, whole genome shotgun sequence genomic DNA includes:
- the LOC119560774 gene encoding Golgi-associated plant pathogenesis-related protein 1, which gives rise to MALVNILIVLACCWLVAVEAGLEEDYLKEHNRLRKLHGTPPLVLDADLSKGCEEYAKELAKTQNMVHSSGGGAKYGENLCMRSHKALICVQDWYDEIKLYDFDNPGFSMETGHFTALVWKGAKKLGIGQATDKKGYFWVVGRYYPPTNVNGLFKEHVPKPIKDAGHGSGSGKDDDEDSSSMVRANTILLLIALCLHFTN
- the LOC119560767 gene encoding trichohyalin, translated to MASVKGTNGVTRSKRRSLEDRLERSYRQKVKIIRGLAVRRASAKDLDLCAKWMYVFSRATKEEGRARDYLLEQMLRQLRESGHLSLPFTNLANCKLELRLLLDEEGRQRLRRCSPPQVVAPKPSSSSLARRRIITGPFEWRRRVQHLDHLENQYWREEQEVWNLEECPGPRPPPTLAKPRKLAKTVGIQVDVQVLSPRAERDLCERERKQREILRRRERDRVERQLREQERERQRTLLAEQQKLDRQRLEKARQQRDRRLREQQLKVKERRDYERYLLLKKREEQRLQDQRSWAQRRPSTPSSEDEEMAQKAGQDLQQEPIEEPITEIGHRSESAMTLPADSEATKSSRRDEQLHLRAENIKLKVLAYEQLKEYHRKRAWAERERQLRKRELMEQGMDIKNPEESENVETKEKEGQESREFVQKDLAKKVHRDGREEIERTKELDHKRLEEHQEREDFKRKDLEKKKIDRMERKNFERKRQQDKKCLKESIARADSDQKEDFEEKEIKIDMKRQKGDEFGPKELKLETDQKEREERKRELELRALKERREREEFERKVMERLETERKKREDFEQKRQQELTSLKERQEREEFERKELEKRLEKDRKEKEDLERKREQDLKSLRELREREEFERKVLEKLENERKEREDFERKTCEEREREERTIEELKATLVEVQEREIKRAEERERIAREKRELEKREQAECERMAKEEELLRESRLLEKLKRKKIEREELDRKAREEDLKREQILRKWLEMQEEEEKREAKEREEQQKRLLEECERKIQGRIAMEDKASEQKKRADAERKVRDERDRLKREILIKDQQEQERSKLKEERLRKIKEDKLLMEIEEEKHLRDKLSREEKDWDQRIEQLRLSREKGIQLESETREVARKLKSHLERRLDLNQDEEMRQNMSEDLRVTKSRSQVISDKDIDPKNIVSKEKSTSQTQNMFFENPPGDIKKPGSHSKDVLNRLNKLEEKNSRLNDEVQVPEELRLEAGKLSEQNVLTRPPQTTFSMKVQRNKGHSVRAEPKPKYVGDEVWSHQKRRTQKPRPSSSHEYFEPGSLKSRSERWARFMGSEEKSDAEDLPSQGRHPGSSSSAENNTIPEPRYSLVGRYCPRKKTYAVEQQNVPPTPYGNPEQQEAYGSYVRNRVAEWRKMLGPRSYSADEEEFEERQRGGGIAGDVGLSYCTRTGKKRYPQIKQPETGRDQFGLKENRVQQIRVFRQLLTQARTSDYHPDILDAENGLLEKKLAEAKVNATNHYVKESILLVARRLISICQRDEDYASSEDETDSQGDEVLAQIYLQEIQSKMKLPRPIFKTLMEVLLLYNEPIMPHFVEKICNLDTELEVHLKKICNRVFARQGAKILRRNAEQLVDQMRHEQSCQLAKLCRDSEEQTLRQWRRLSRNSLSGIRSLFDDYCDMRDALPRVTLQTIERLYGEWKDQRFSCRL